The Paraphotobacterium marinum genome contains a region encoding:
- the rpoH gene encoding RNA polymerase sigma factor RpoH: protein MTKDIHSLALISSDSLESYLQSVNNYPMLSAEEEKKLAERLYNDGDITAAKDLIMSHLRFVAHVARGYKGYGLPMSDIIQEGNVGLMKAVKRFNPEVGVRLVSFAVHWIKAEIHEYVLKNWRIVKVATTKAQRKLFFNLRKNKLKLGWFSKEEVNMVANQLGVDESEVLEMESRLSALDYSFDLPNDNDDTKPQSNSPVFYLEDKSSDLAKDFESNNWESNANEKLAKAMKTLDERSQHIIKTRWLDDDKVTLQDLAKFYNISAERVRQLEKSALKRLKGAVGEL from the coding sequence ATGACAAAAGATATACATTCATTGGCTTTAATATCTTCAGATAGCCTTGAAAGTTATTTACAGTCAGTAAATAATTACCCAATGCTTTCCGCTGAAGAAGAGAAAAAACTTGCGGAAAGATTGTATAATGATGGTGATATTACTGCGGCAAAAGATCTTATCATGTCTCACCTTAGGTTCGTGGCTCATGTTGCTAGAGGTTATAAAGGTTACGGCTTGCCGATGTCTGATATTATCCAAGAAGGGAATGTTGGACTGATGAAGGCTGTTAAGAGATTTAATCCTGAGGTTGGTGTTAGACTGGTATCTTTTGCTGTACATTGGATAAAGGCTGAAATTCACGAATATGTGTTGAAAAATTGGCGTATAGTTAAAGTCGCAACAACCAAAGCGCAAAGAAAACTATTTTTCAATTTAAGAAAAAATAAATTAAAACTAGGTTGGTTTAGTAAAGAAGAAGTAAACATGGTTGCAAATCAACTTGGTGTAGATGAATCGGAAGTATTAGAAATGGAGTCTAGATTATCAGCTTTAGATTATTCTTTCGATTTACCTAATGATAATGATGATACAAAGCCACAATCTAATTCACCAGTTTTTTATTTAGAAGATAAAAGTTCAGATTTAGCTAAAGATTTTGAGTCTAATAACTGGGAATCAAATGCAAATGAGAAGTTAGCGAAAGCAATGAAAACTTTAGATGAAAGAAGCCAGCATATTATTAAAACACGTTGGCTTGATGATGATAAAGTCACATTACAAGATCTCGCTAAGTTCTATAATATTTCTGCAGAAAGGGTGCGACAGTTAGAAAAGAGCGCTTTAAAACGTCTCAAAGGAGCAGTTGGAGAGCTCTAA